ATCGTTTCATAAAAGGTTGTAAATAGAAAAGAACAATTCAAAAATTATGTTTGAATATTTCAGGGATAGCACAGTTTAAAGGCACCAAAAGTTTTGAAAACAACAAGGTTCGGAAATAAAAGTTAGAAACTAAAATGTAAAGACaccttaaatattttatatttaacatagTAAAGTTAATGATGCAGAAGGTAAATCTGACAATCTTCACCAAAACTATTTATAAAGATTTAGAATTtagaataattttaaataaatgtgcttgATTAACACCACAAAttttctatccatctatctacaGTAACACTATAGATTATGGAACACATTCAATAATAACCAGGAGTTTTCTGCTTATTGCTGCTTACTGATAGTATGGTAGTTGCAGTGGTTATGTTTAGGTGTGGGGATCcagaataaagcattaatatgtgctttataagaaCTAAAAAcggccaatatgctagtaatatacatgctaataagcaattaGTTCATAATAAATGTGTTCTCTAATCTAAGaataattaactttaatttgGGTGAGGAACAGGACTGTGAAATGCTACACTCACTTGAAATTAAATTTTCCAGCTGCGTGGGGTGAGGATGACACGCACTCACGTCCCCATCCAGGATCTTCACCTCACGTGTGGTGAAAAAGTCTTTGAGGTTTCGTTGTGGAGGGATGAGGCGCTGAGGGACCTGTATGCAGGAGACGAAGTGGTTATCACCCACCTTCGTCCCTGCATCCTCAATGATGGCCAAGGAAAATTTCACTCCTCCACTTACACCTCTGTGAAGGTACATAATGTACAACAAATCCATCTACTGTGGCCATAAAACATGCATTTCGGAGCTGTAACTGTAAATGTCAATTAATGAATATCACATGAACAAACATGACTTTTTATTgtcaaataatgttaaataatgtgCACTTTTATCTTTAACACATTCATATATGATCATAAATTAAATTCAGATAttatcaaaacaaaatatgaacatGTATACTCTTGTTGAAAGAACAAATACTTATAGTGCACAGAATACACTTTGGTTTGCAGAAACATTAACACGTGTAATTTCTAACGTACCATTAAagcatatttttcaaaaacttgaaaccgttttattttttattactattagcTTCTGTTAACTACTGccaacatacaaaacatcattATAAAGTATTATcttttcatttacaaaacaaaacaatatttgatTATAACTCTGTTTCCCTATATGTTATGTCTGTCACATGTTTATGTAAACAATGAATTTGTTTACCCATCTATAACACAATTTGTCTCCTCGGCATCACAAGTCTCAGCGGCACTAGTTTGGGGCTCCTCTGAATTCAAACTACTGATTAGCGCCACAGGATTTGTGGAGTGGCTGGACCCCCAAATGGATTGACAAAAGTCATAATAGGCCCAGGAAATTCTGCCACTTCCACTTTATGACAGCCGTTTATTTTCAGAAATTTTAGGCACAATTTTTTCAGTTTGCTGATGACCTGACTTTCAGTCCTGTGAATGCCTTGCTCTCGAACACGGTTAGTCATTTTATCATACGTGACTGCATCACTCGTTGTTCCTCTAAGATGACGACAGATCTCTTCATCCGCCCGGATAAGGAGAAgcgatttaatttaattatcgTTCCAGTTGGATGATATATCTTATATCTTACATACATCTTACATACATCTGCGTCAGAATGTTCTGATTGACCCGAAGTAGATGTCTTACATGAGCGCATTCTAACTCATACGTGCTTATACCGGTAATTTTCATTAGGCGTTCACATAAAGGCAAATTTCTGTCAATTTATTGGTAATGTTATAACTTCTCATACCGGTAAATTGCCAGAACGAATTTACcgctatttttaaaaatgtcctgtAAACACATGATCTCTTTACAGCAATTTACCGGTAATCTTCCAGTAAAGTCTGTATGTATGAAACGGGCTATTGACAGCTAATTCCTGTCACGCAGGCGCAGAACGCATGTGTTAGTTTGCAGTTGGCTGTAGTCTGTGCGGTGTGTTCAAGTGCagcttttttttccctctaGCGTGAACTCTCAAGTCAGCTTTATTTCTATTATGCTTTatataatacagattgtgtcaaagcacatCACAGAGATAAACCGGGAAATTGCAGAATCAATGGAGGCAATTcagattctgctgtaaagcaggtCTAAAAGACAAGAGTGTAATTATTCATCTCAAGTCAGTTCAGATCAATAACTGTGAAGTTCATCAGTTTGAAATAGGTTGTTTGCACATGACGTCATTGCTGTGGCGTGAGTgcaggaagtgatttttctccataggaaTCAGTAGCAGAAACTCAAGATGCTACAGCAATGTAGTTATTCAATTAGAACCAGTTCAATGTTGAGTGAATTCAGTTAGGTAACAATGTCAATGTTGCAAGTGATTCAGCTGTAAAGCATCTCTAGGGAAGATGGTATGCCATCATCTAGCTTATATGAAACTCAAGATTTGCTTTGTTTCTGGAACTCTTTCCATGGTAATGGCACGTGACAGGCTTCTCTCCGATGTCCCTGCATGATTCCTAGgttttttagacatttaaacAGGTCCCTCTTGAGCAAATCTTCATGTGGTATTTAAGGTTACCTTTTCGGTTGAaacttctctccagtgtgagaTCTCATGTGCctgttaaaggaacactccactttttttggaaataggctcattctccaactcccccagagttaataagttgagttttaccgtttttgaatccattcagccgatctccgggtctggcgatagcactttagcataacagcatagatcattgaatcagattagaccagtagcgtcgcgttcaaaaatgaccaaagagtttcgacagttttcctatttaaaacttgactcttctgtagttatatcgtgtactaagaccggcggaaaatgaaaagttgcgattttctaggatTTTttcgcagtgatattacgcagcgcctgaaagtagtccccagccatATTATAACCAGTTACccagctggggactactttcaggcacCGCgcatatcactgcgcctgctgcgccatgttacggcagcaaagttccttgattattacgccggaatgagagtatagttcctagcaaaatcggactagaaaatcgcaacttttcattttcagccggtcttagtacacgatataactacagaagagtcaagttttaaataggacaaatatcgaaactctttggtcatttttgaacgcgacgctactggtctaatcggattcaatgatctatgctaagctatgctaaaagtgctatcgccagacccggagatcggctgaatggattcaaaaacggtaaaactcaacttattaactctgggggagttggagaatgagcctatttccaaaaaaagtggagtgttcctttaaggtaTCCTTTAtgagtgaaactctttccacactgttggcaggtaaAAAAATCTCTCCATAGCGTGAATTTTCTACACAGATCTCAGGTGAAGGGTTTCtttccagtgtgaactctcatgtggtaattaaggtttccttttctgttgaaactttttccacactgtttgcaggtgaaaggcttctctccagtatgaattctcatgtggactttaagGTTTCCAGAAttactgaaactctttccacactgacgGCAGGtataaggcttctctccagtatgagTTCTCAAGTGCATGTTAAGGCTACCTTTACGAGTGAAACTgcttccacactgttggcaggtgaaaaGGTTCTTCATAGTGTGAATTCGCCTGTGGACGTCAAGGTTTCCACTTTGATTGAAACTCTTTCCAGACTGAGGAGATATTTTAGGCTTCTCTCTATTGTGAATTTCCATGTGCCTGTCAAGGTTTCCTTGTTgattgaaactttttccacactgtttGCAAATGAAAGGCTTTTCTTCAGTCAAAACTCTCATGTGCCTGTTAAGGTTTCGTTTATGAGTGAAACTgcttccacactgttggcaggtaaaaaggttcttcatagtGTGAATTCGCCTGTGGACATCAAGGTTTCCACTTTGATTGAAACTCCTTCCACACTGAAGAGATATGTTAGGCTTCTCTCTATTGTGAATTTTCATGTGCCTGTCAAGATTTCCTTGTTgattgaaactttttccacactgatgacagatgaaaggcttctctccagtgtgaattgtCATGTGCCTGTTGAGGCTTCTTTTATGAGTGAAACTGCTTCCACATTGTTGGCAGGtaaaaaggttcttcatagtGTGAATTCGCCTGTGGACATCAAGGTTTCCTTGTTGATTGAAACTCTTTTCAGACTGAAAGCAAGTAAAATAACTTGTAGTTCCTGTCTTTTGAGCTCTTTTTCGTGTGGAAGTCTTTTCAGACTGTAAGGAACAAAAAGATTTTTCTCCAGTTATAAAATCATGAAGATTCTCATACTGATCGGTCTCTTCAGTTTCATTCAGTACTTCTCCCTGCTCTTTCAGTGCCATTAGGTCTAaagtggaaaaacaaacaaataaaagttaACCCCAGTTTAATGGCACAAAGCAATTCACATCAAAACATTTAGATATGTAATGCATGTATGCTAGATTCTACACCAGGGTGTCCAAACCTGATCCTGGTCCCACAGACAGAGACGGACGGTaatgaagtatttttactttactgaaataaatttaaaatgtatttgtagtttaTGAGTTTACTTCTctacattccaaagcataatatcatactttttactgcactacatttcataaataaaagttgtttgttttaccttaagaatattaaaaatgtagtactttcttgtactcaagtaaatatttgaattacttttaCCCGAGTAAAAGAAAGCAAtagatttttaatgtaattaagtattaaatgatatttaatatgaaacgtagtgcagtaaaaagtacaatattatgatttggaatgttgtgaagtaaagttttttttaaagaaaaacactatGATAAAGTACAGACACTTGAAAAGTACTTTTAAAGCAGagtaaaaaaaacttcattacTGTCCGCCTCGGTCTACATAGTCTGAGTTCAGGAAATGTAGATATAGACTGATCTCAATATACCATTTATTATGTCTATTAGGGgataaaatacaacaaatttagagagagagagtaaaaaagaaaaggggACAAACCATCAGCCAATAAACCATCAGCTCAAccatcagataaaaaaaataataaaatcgcACATTAATTCCTTGTAAGGTTTTATTAAAGGGGGCAATAATGTTAGCTAACCATAAAAGTGAGCAGTTACACCGAcgacttaaaggaacactccactttttttggaaacaggctcaggctcattctccaactcccccagagttaatcccctggggtcgacaaacgcatatatgcgttttgaggcagattttcctgataaggccgaaatgagcttgaattactctgtcgtttttgatcgtacagataagagcaatacaccattcgaatctgtaaggggtctacttttatttgtatacactcataataacaactaaactttgtgcttctgaagaataaagaaaacaaacagggtgcgcgctctgtcttctccgtctccgcgaactgcttttagaaacgcgtcactaaaatgaagtgtaactcagcaaatacttcacacagagacatgagacatatatctatagaaagcttgaagtgtctactttgaaatgaagcaagtctcagaaacaaacattctgtgatgaagtaatccgtataaaaccaacacgatgttcagtctgtcccgtctgactcattatcgctAATGTGACCCCGCGCCCGCGCAgctcgcgctgttcatatgtaaatagccacgtggtaagtgcgcacgtgcaaacgcccaacaacacaaacaaagaggaggtccttcatcgcggctactgttcgtttctggaagaagatgcgctgagtaaaggcaggatttccctcgaaagaagaacacgatttcatccagcagaggagatgagtaaataatgtttcttttttacattagttaccgtgttattgtgacataaacttgaacagatttactaacagttagctaggttttcccccaaacgacaacatgatgaatgctacgcgtctaagaatgtttagaccatgtttattattaatactctgttcacaaatagattttaatagcgtactaaacaataataattagtttctcagatataaaatatttttttttatagtacaaagtacatccttttattgtacaaagcttgcttgagtctgtggctacagaatcatatcatagactactataaaatcatacatactagactgtatgactacaaaatcatagttgggtttttcccaaactataattcctgactacaatgtttgaaatcgtgtaaaacattttgaatatgataggcagttcattgtatttaaatttcttacagcgatgatgttttcatgctccatataaaacaataaaagtaatatgagtgtacactgtaacatgatgaatgctacgagtctaagtatgtttagtacatgtttattattaatagcctactctgttcagaaatagatttgaataacgtgctaaacaataataattagtttctcagatataagatttctttctcttttttatgatagtgatatatatgatatttatgatatatatacagatgttcctgatattaacatgctcacaaatgttttttttgtttgtattttattgaatcagataccagcaccagatgaatcctgatgtctcttcaaactgttttcctctgagagcgctgtaccaacatcagatgttcaactacactgatattctatgtcaaaacaagctccttctctactgattgtttttttttcttcttgaatccatggaaagaagtagaaacacttaaataacacacgtaaatatcaggtatcaggatttacttgtttcacttgttgaacagaatctgttgcaggaatgactcaaagtctgttcacatctctatggttagatcagtgtgcacaataatgtgtctttgaccttcattatgtatgttttgattatactgtgttgtaaataaaatacaaataatttaaaaaaccctttttttcaatctcctcacattctctcttacctgcctcaaagtcacagtcacactgatgggccattaggggccattaggggagggccctttgtctctcaggtgagactcacttaatattcatggccattgccactccctcgcatatagaccctcgatcacaaaacatgtcttgaaaattttaaatcaatatattgttttctgtgaatgagtaagcagaatgattttcacataattttgaagtaaatattctaggctacaagactgattactcaaaagtcttgttcaggactatttagtatgggttttatggccttatttcagctacattttccccaaaacttacaaaccacgcataatattttttctaaaaatgcaaacatgtacatccatcttggtcacatattattgtagcacagtttgtgctgaatacaaaaaattacatgttggtcaatagtatgttttaagtagctgaaataagcacaaatatcagggcatgtcaaaacatctcaagggccccaaaatgacctcagaccccagagggttaataaattgagttttaccgtttttgaatccattcagccgatctcgggtctggcgatagcactttagcatagatcattgaatcccattagaccagtagcatcgcgttcaaaaatgaccaaagagtttcgatagttttcctatttaaaacttgactcctctgtagttatatcgtgtactaagaccggcggaaaatgaaaatttgtgaTTTTCAGGCCGATATGATTAGAACTATACTCCcagtccggcgtaataatcaaggaactttgctgcagcaggcgcagtgatacgcagcgcctgaaagtagtccccagctatattataaccaggtacctggctggggactactttcaggcgctgcgtatcaCCGCGCCTGCTGTGGTCatgttacggcagcaaagtttcttgattattacgccggaatgagagtatagttctagcaaaatcggactagaaaatcacaacttttcattttccgccggtcttagtaatACCTATATAAccacagaagagtcaagttttaaataggacaaatatcgaaactctttggtcatttttgaacgcgatgctactggtctaataggattcaatgatctatgctaagctatgctagtgctatcgccagatccggagatcggctgaatggattcaaaaacggtaaaactcaacttattaactctggaggagttggagaatgagcctatttccaaaaaaagtggagtgttcctttaaagagAAAACACCCCAAAACCAACTGTTTGAGTCAGAGAATGATAAACAAGGTGGAAAAAGGTCATAAATTACtcaattttgaatgtttttcatcccaaaaaactttaatgttataattacattatgataaaaaaagaagaaaaaaagtcatgacccctttaaaatcaatcatttatttGTCCAAACAAAAAAGTTAgttgtatgtaaaaaaataaaataaataaatgtatttgttataaatgtaattttgttggcagaggctatttacactaactccgcaaACCGATGTGTGATTGGGGTAGTCAACACTACAAAAGACATTGTCAAATATCTGTTCAAGTGGCGTAGATGGTAAAGCATGTGCCTGGTTCCTTTTGACACGATCAACCCGGGTTCAGATCTGCCTTTTGCcgaactttttttcccccttttcaaatctcatatcgcatcggaaaggcatttgttttcaataaaaatgaagtaaaataatcaaaaagttgaaaaaagtATTGGGAAGGGGTAGGGTAGGTGTAATGTAAATAGCTTATTgctaaaaaatactgctattttcactaagtgtaaatagaatccatcactATTTGCaattagtgcaaatagccgctgccaattattaaatgttatcaGTAAATTCATTTAGAATACAAGACACTATAGTGCTTTTACCAATCAAACAAATTGAGTATCAAAACAATCCACTACAGAAGAAACCCAGAGACTGCCATTTAGATGCACTGTTTAATGAAGCGCAGAGATAGTAGCATGAATTTATTCACCTAGCAAAATTACTGCATAATGTTGTGAGATAAATGGTTTATAACTGTTAAAACATTTAGATTAATATTCaaacatgacttttttttttttttacaatattgcaATGCAATACTTTTATACATGAAAGTAAACTGCCCAGTAGGTGTCGGCAAGTGACAAAGGGAGTCATTAGCTATGTTTtcatccacctatttttatgcgcattttggaatatcgcataaaacacaatgcacaaatttaaaaaatgtgtatatataaaaaaaaaaaaaaacttatgcgCAAATTTGAGTAGGATACACTTTTTATCCGATAAGAAATAATGTGCATAAACtatgatggaaacacatttactgaATAAGTTCCTCCAAGTGCATTGAAAAGTCATGTGACGGGATAACTTGACTAACCAGCGGACCGATCTCGTTCACAACATCTATATGTTGCTAGGGTCATTCTGAAAagcctgagcaaagtctgtcatcaaagtatttctgtataattgtctaACACGACTGTTTCCCAAACCGCAGCATCCACCTCTGAAAGCAGTCACAGCATTTACTGTTTCatctgctcgctctgaggcgcaagtaatttatcatacttattattaatcttcacaaaataatataactgatgaattttgaagcctaaataaaagcgccagaactaaaaagctaaacttaggctataaacgaactacagcaccacggttGCTCGCCTACGGCGCTCCCGACAACTTTCTCAAACTTATTTAACACGTTCAGTgaaaaggatttactctgtatatgaattttaatccacgctacatgaagcttttcatataaactggaataaatacaaaactagagccaaaataaaactgaaatgagacattagtaataaaaagtatagtgaataaatgaaataatcttaactaaaggacatttgaaagcacgtatttctgtacatttcgaaattaggtgcattaaaagtcaataaatccttgattaatatgaatattttaattaaaaacgtgtCTCCACatactattcaataaaattcttgtgcatttaatctattaaattattatttaatctattaaataacagtgagcgagtttttgatacggtaagattaaacttattttagtgaataaagCACCACATTTCAGCTCTCGTTTTGTTAGGGTagatacacaaaatgttattttatccttgcttctaggaaatcctcaatctatgctttctaacagcttcatgttgccgtaaacatttaattttaatgtgacTTTAAGCagtatgcatcattaaagtttcactttaaccacgtaaagccggtaaatttggtgtttacatgtaataatcgtaatatgagtttaccttatggtctgaacccagagtctctgtatcagtaggaaagcaaaagcaaatgttgtcgaacaacaatataaaatgcggaaaactattcattggttattctacaattaattgaattacaaattatactacaactgcaaaatactgtaaattgatatACTGTTtggcgtgatgacgtttaatgtctccgacagcgcctgtagtcccatttagcagcttgttagcaaccgtcttttttaagaaacataacagtttaaaaaaatcacgagtcGGGTGTAACTGGTGATACAATTTAGTGAGTTCAGCTTTGAGAatgaaaaccaacctgtttgtgtctcagtatcttcatgtttgactctgaatgTTTCTTCAATCTTCATGTCTTCACTTTCATCTTTAATAAATGCaatctttgtttgtgtctcagtatcttcatgtttgactctgaatgCTTCTTCAATCTCCACATCTTCACTCTCTTCTTTAATAAACTCCATCTTTATAACCGTGTATCACGTGGATCTCAGTCGCTTCAGCTGTTGTTTGAACACTTTTTGTTTAAgatgaaaataattaaagttaattattctcaaaaataaattgtaactaAATCTCAGGGTGCGTCTCAATCAGCTCCCTACTTTCAGCAGTTAACACACTTGTGAGCAAGTCAAGAGTGAGAGTTAATGGACTTAAATTATGTgatttaaataaagttaatagtagatatttatgatttttatttggtattcaattatttttacataatatttaatagATTACGCTTTCATGAAAACGTTTTGCAGCTGGTTTGTAAAAGTTGTTCATCACACGTTTGTGTTTGTTCTTTTATCGTCAGCGCGCGCGTTGATTCAAACGCTtcgaatcactgaatcattttacGAATGACTCGGTTCAGATGACTCGGATTCTCAGTTTCTCTCATCTCTTCTTTCTCGTACTTGAACGATGTATTTATTCACGATATAACGGAGCGAAATGAGACGCACCTTTTCTGTTATTAATACGAGGATGCGCTTTACTCACAAATATGACATTATACAAAGTATTACAACGTTATATTTAAGACTGATTCGTTTATTTTACGTAGCTTGTAaaacagtgcaaattgataGAACAGTTTGAATAGATTAAAAAACGTAAAAACCACAAACCTTTCTTCAGGCGAATCACTAATGAATGCAGGAGCGAGGCGCAGCTTTATGACGTCACATCGccagaacaaaataaaagtcccgttTACACATAAGGTCTATTGTATAATAACGCATTTCCACAATTAACATATTAATTATAGATTTAcgatatatatgtatatgtatgcatgtacgTTTATAATCTTgccattaaattacataaatctatttgtgtttctttacaaaggcTGAGGTAGTGACCGCAAATTTGACATCTTTCACTCTTGTGATTAATCAATctctatttattcattcattcattctcctCTTTTGGAAAGTCATTGAAACActttaatgaatttttttttcttttgctattagGGCAAATaagaacacaaaaacatatttgttgCAGTTTCCATTCATTACTACAGAAGTTTACACAACTATGATGACTTTTACTTCCCTTCTGTGAGCCCCAGAAATGTGAAAACGTACTATACACAcgagaataaaaacaaacaggatgtcctaaatacatttttatctttGCCTAAATGAGGCCAGCTAAAGCCTCAGCATGCTTGAACAGTCTGAAGTGTTTCTCCTCGATCATAAACTCACTGGTGAATAGTGAAAAGAGCACAGTGGacagaaacaaaatataaaatccaCAAATAAAACCCAGGCATATCCTTTAGGGTGCATAAGGTGTTTGTGTATTAGTCAAGGACAGCACAGCCTGTCTCTACGTGTGAACTGGAGTGGATCTAGCATAGTGACCACAGTGGAGGTCAGATGACTCCATGGTTTTACACAATATCAAGGTTATTGtgaaatgccaaaaatcattcaTACTTGTGCCAGTTCCCCACCCCACAGGCCTGAATATTGAGAATTTATATAGTCTCGGCACTGTACGTGAAAATTGAAACAACCTTGCAGAAACTCCTTTTAGCTGA
The sequence above is drawn from the Onychostoma macrolepis isolate SWU-2019 chromosome 04, ASM1243209v1, whole genome shotgun sequence genome and encodes:
- the LOC131538757 gene encoding gastrula zinc finger protein XlCGF57.1-like; this encodes MEFIKEESEDVEIEEAFRVKHEDTETQTKIAFIKDESEDMKIEETFRVKHEDTETQTDLMALKEQGEVLNETEETDQYENLHDFITGEKSFCSLQSEKTSTRKRAQKTGTTSYFTCFQSEKSFNQQGNLDVHRRIHTMKNLFTCQQCGSSFTHKRSLNRHMTIHTGEKPFICHQCGKSFNQQGNLDRHMKIHNREKPNISLQCGRSFNQSGNLDVHRRIHTMKNLFTCQQCGSSFTHKRNLNRHMRVLTEEKPFICKQCGKSFNQQGNLDRHMEIHNREKPKISPQSGKSFNQSGNLDVHRRIHTMKNLFTCQQCGSSFTRKGSLNMHLRTHTGEKPYTCRQCGKSFSNSGNLKVHMRIHTGEKPFTCKQCGKSFNRKGNLNYHMRVHTGKKPFT